TGCCGACAGGTACGAGACGATGGCAATCACACTATCTGCATCGTATCTCAACATTCCCGTGCTTCACACGCAAGGCGGAGAGATTACTGGGTCTATCGACGAACGTGTCCGCCACGCGACGACGAAGTTCGCCGATTATCATTTCGTCTCTACCGAACGTAGCGCCGAGATCGTCAATAGACTGGGAGAATACGAGGAGCGCATATTCAATACTGGTTGTCCGTCTATGGATCTCGCAGCGGAAATCCAGGACATCGGCGATTCGATGTACGACCCACAGGATCAATACGGTGGTGTCGGTTCCGATGTAGATGTCACAGATGATTACCTCGTTGTACAGTATCACCCCGTTGTCACGGAGTACGAGTCCGAATACGACAAGACGTGGGAACTGATCAACGCGATAGACGAACTTGAGGTGCAAGCATTCTGGTTCTGGCCCAACATGGACGCTGGGACGGATCAGGTCTCCAAAGCAATCCGGGAGTATCGGAACATTCGCGACCCCGACGACGTCCGGTTCTTCATCAACCTTCGACCGCGAGACTATCTGACGTTGGTAAACAATTCAGCGTGTCTGGTCGGCAACTCGAGCGTCGGTATTCGAGAATGCTCGTTCCTCGGGCA
Above is a genomic segment from Halorientalis sp. LT38 containing:
- the neuC gene encoding UDP-N-acetylglucosamine 2-epimerase, producing the protein MTRNIVVCLTSRGNYARIGTVLHELEADPEIDLDIVVAGASMLRKYGTLSEILREDGLEISQELYNVIEGGNPVSSAKTTGLGIVEFTNVLSNIDPDGVVTIADRYETMAITLSASYLNIPVLHTQGGEITGSIDERVRHATTKFADYHFVSTERSAEIVNRLGEYEERIFNTGCPSMDLAAEIQDIGDSMYDPQDQYGGVGSDVDVTDDYLVVQYHPVVTEYESEYDKTWELINAIDELEVQAFWFWPNMDAGTDQVSKAIREYRNIRDPDDVRFFINLRPRDYLTLVNNSACLVGNSSVGIRECSFLGQPSVNIGDRQKHRERAENVTDVDCETDAIREAVREQIAVDEYSSSSLYGTGDAGEKICKRIKEIDLEMKGSMDPNLLGVSEPALPYQ